One Polaribacter sp. SA4-12 genomic window carries:
- a CDS encoding MFS transporter: MENINKDRLFLASCLALITTAMTFAIRARLESVFGEEGVGLSLEQIGYAFAPAFFGFTIAMIIGGPLVDFLGIKKITWIAFVTHAIGIVLTILADSMTSLFIATLFVGIGNGFVEAALNPLVTSMYSKEKTKMLNRFHVWFPGGIVIGSIIGWFVMDVLYLPWQAMVATLFIPVLIYGGLFFGQKFPVTERVKLGISNKKMFSSIGKPLFLFMVFCMFLTAASELGTTQRIESLLKETVAVPLLVLAFINGIMALGRLFAGGAIHKLKPAGMLLFSAIFTFTGLWLLTITSGGMVFVAATIFAIGVTFFWPTMLGFVAEYLPETGALGLSIMGGAGMFSVSLVLPIMGSLMDSEGVNEALRTMSILPAILILAFIGLNIYMNKKSKTE; this comes from the coding sequence ATGGAAAATATAAATAAAGACAGATTATTTTTAGCTAGTTGTTTGGCTTTAATAACAACAGCAATGACTTTTGCAATAAGAGCAAGATTAGAATCTGTCTTTGGTGAAGAAGGAGTTGGTTTATCTTTAGAACAAATTGGGTATGCATTTGCACCGGCATTTTTCGGTTTTACAATTGCAATGATAATTGGTGGGCCATTAGTAGATTTTTTAGGAATTAAAAAAATTACTTGGATAGCTTTTGTTACTCATGCAATAGGAATTGTATTAACAATTTTAGCAGATTCTATGACTTCTTTATTTATAGCGACATTATTTGTAGGTATTGGAAACGGATTTGTAGAAGCAGCTTTAAATCCTTTAGTAACCTCTATGTATTCTAAAGAAAAAACAAAAATGCTGAATCGTTTTCATGTTTGGTTCCCTGGAGGAATTGTAATAGGTTCAATTATTGGTTGGTTTGTTATGGATGTCTTATATCTTCCTTGGCAAGCAATGGTTGCTACATTATTTATTCCCGTATTAATTTATGGAGGATTGTTTTTCGGGCAGAAGTTTCCAGTTACAGAAAGAGTAAAATTAGGAATTAGTAATAAAAAAATGTTTTCTAGTATTGGTAAACCGTTATTTCTTTTTATGGTTTTTTGCATGTTTTTAACTGCAGCTTCAGAATTAGGAACTACTCAGAGAATAGAATCACTTTTAAAAGAAACAGTAGCAGTTCCTTTATTGGTTTTGGCTTTTATTAATGGAATAATGGCTTTAGGAAGATTATTTGCAGGAGGTGCAATTCATAAATTAAAACCAGCAGGAATGTTACTTTTTTCTGCAATTTTTACTTTTACTGGCTTGTGGTTACTAACAATAACTTCTGGAGGAATGGTTTTTGTTGCAGCAACAATTTTTGCGATAGGAGTCACTTTTTTCTGGCCAACAATGTTAGGTTTTGTTGCAGAATATTTACCAGAAACAGGTGCTTTAGGGTTGTCTATTATGGGTGGAGCAGGTATGTTTTCTGTATCTTTAGTTTTACCTATAATGGGAAGTTTAATGGATAGTGAAGGTGTTAATGAAGCTTTAAGAACAATGTCTATTTTACCAGCAATACTTATTCTCGCTTTTATAGGTTTAAATATATATATGAATAAGAAATCAAAAACAGAATAA
- a CDS encoding Gfo/Idh/MocA family protein — translation MGRRLKMGMIGGGIGSFIGDVHRKAAAIDGMIDLVCGAFSSDAEKSIKSGKELFLSDNRSYSSFEEMIFAEKLLPEAERMDFVSIVTPNHMHFEPAKLALENGFNVVCDKPMTLTIEEAVELEMIVERSGKLFALTHNYTGYSMVKQAKSMVFNGDLGNIRKIQVQYLQGWLSTSVEKTGHKQASWRIDPKRSGIGGALGDIGTHAENLVEYITGLKIDEIAADLGVFGDDRVLDDDGNLLLRMENGAKGTMSISQIALGEENNLAIKIYGDKGSLEWQQENPNQLISRWLEQPLKVFTPNGNDLYPEALNVSRIPAGHPEGYLEAFATIYKNFATHLMAVLEGKNIEKPDYPTVKDGVRGMQFIYAAVESDKNNSTWTKFK, via the coding sequence ATGGGAAGAAGATTGAAAATGGGAATGATTGGTGGTGGAATTGGTTCATTTATTGGAGATGTGCATAGAAAAGCTGCTGCTATAGATGGAATGATCGATTTAGTTTGTGGTGCTTTTAGTAGCGATGCAGAAAAATCAATAAAATCGGGAAAAGAATTATTTCTTTCTGATAATAGATCTTATAGTAGTTTTGAAGAGATGATTTTTGCTGAAAAATTACTTCCAGAAGCAGAAAGAATGGATTTTGTGTCTATAGTTACTCCTAATCATATGCATTTTGAGCCTGCAAAATTAGCTTTAGAAAATGGTTTTAATGTGGTTTGCGATAAACCAATGACATTAACTATAGAAGAAGCTGTTGAACTTGAAATGATAGTGGAACGATCTGGTAAATTATTTGCTTTAACCCATAATTACACAGGGTATTCAATGGTAAAGCAAGCGAAATCTATGGTTTTCAATGGAGATTTAGGAAATATTAGAAAAATTCAAGTACAATATTTACAAGGATGGTTATCTACTTCTGTAGAAAAAACAGGGCATAAACAAGCGTCATGGAGAATAGATCCTAAACGTTCTGGAATTGGTGGTGCATTAGGAGATATTGGTACGCACGCAGAAAATTTAGTCGAATATATTACAGGTTTAAAAATTGATGAAATTGCAGCGGATTTAGGCGTTTTTGGTGATGATAGAGTTTTAGATGATGATGGAAATCTTTTATTAAGAATGGAAAATGGTGCAAAAGGAACAATGTCTATATCTCAAATTGCTTTAGGCGAAGAAAATAATTTAGCCATAAAAATTTATGGTGATAAAGGAAGTTTAGAATGGCAGCAAGAAAATCCAAATCAATTAATCTCACGTTGGTTAGAGCAGCCTTTAAAGGTATTTACGCCAAATGGTAATGATTTATATCCTGAAGCATTAAATGTATCTAGAATCCCTGCTGGTCATCCAGAAGGATATTTAGAAGCATTTGCAACTATTTACAAAAATTTTGCTACACATTTAATGGCTGTTTTAGAAGGTAAAAATATTGAAAAACCAGATTATCCGACTGTTAAAGACGGAGTTAGAGGAATGCAGTTTATATATGCTGCTGTAGAAAGTGATAAGAACAATTCAACTTGGACAAAATTTAAATAG
- a CDS encoding sugar phosphate isomerase/epimerase family protein, producing MKKIKGPAVFLAQFAGDEAPFNTLDSLCKWFASLGYKGVQLPAWDKRIIDIDKAAESKTYCDEIKGIVNSYGLEVTEIASHLQGQLVAVNPAYDKMFDGFAPDNCKNNPKKRTEWAVQQLKNCAIASKNFGLTVHGTFSGSLMWHTMYPWPQSPKGLVEMGFKELAKRWLPILNTFDENGVDVCYEIHPGEDLHDGVTFERFLKATGNHKRVNILYDPSHFVLQQLDYLKYIDYYHEHIKMFHVKDAEFNSSGKTGVYGGYQDWQDRAGRFRSLGDGQVDFKSIFSKLTKYDCDVWAVMEWECCIKSPEQGAKEGAPFIQKHIIDVTQKSFDDFAGGTIDENQLKNILGL from the coding sequence ATGAAAAAAATAAAAGGACCAGCTGTTTTTTTAGCACAATTTGCTGGAGATGAAGCACCATTTAACACCTTAGATTCATTATGTAAATGGTTTGCAAGTTTAGGTTATAAAGGAGTACAACTTCCCGCTTGGGATAAAAGAATTATAGATATTGATAAAGCTGCAGAAAGTAAAACGTATTGTGATGAAATTAAAGGAATAGTAAATTCTTACGGATTAGAAGTTACAGAAATCGCCTCTCATTTACAAGGTCAATTAGTAGCTGTAAATCCTGCATACGATAAAATGTTTGATGGTTTTGCACCAGATAACTGTAAAAACAATCCAAAGAAAAGAACGGAATGGGCAGTTCAGCAATTAAAAAATTGCGCAATTGCAAGTAAAAACTTTGGCTTAACAGTTCATGGTACATTTTCTGGTTCATTAATGTGGCACACAATGTATCCTTGGCCACAATCACCAAAAGGTTTGGTCGAAATGGGGTTTAAAGAATTAGCAAAACGTTGGTTGCCAATTTTGAATACTTTTGATGAAAACGGAGTGGATGTTTGTTACGAAATTCATCCAGGAGAAGATTTACACGATGGTGTAACTTTTGAACGTTTTTTAAAAGCGACAGGAAATCATAAAAGAGTAAATATTTTATACGACCCAAGTCATTTTGTATTACAACAACTAGATTATTTAAAATACATAGATTATTACCATGAACATATAAAAATGTTTCATGTAAAAGATGCTGAATTCAATTCATCAGGTAAAACTGGCGTTTATGGAGGTTATCAAGATTGGCAAGACAGGGCAGGTAGGTTTAGATCTTTAGGCGATGGACAAGTAGATTTTAAAAGTATTTTTTCTAAACTAACTAAATACGATTGTGATGTTTGGGCTGTTATGGAGTGGGAATGTTGTATAAAATCTCCAGAACAAGGCGCAAAAGAAGGTGCTCCATTTATTCAAAAACATATAATTGATGTTACTCAAAAGAGTTTTGATGACTTTGCAGGAGGAACTATTGATGAAAATCAGTTGAAAAATATTTTAGGATTATAG